Proteins from a genomic interval of Benincasa hispida cultivar B227 chromosome 7, ASM972705v1, whole genome shotgun sequence:
- the LOC120080956 gene encoding uncharacterized protein LOC120080956 has protein sequence MDPGTFTLPYTIRRKMVGNALCDLGASINLMPLSIFKKLDIGEARPTMITLQLADRSIKLLEGKIEDFLVLVDKFIFLADFVKLDYEADREIPIILGRPFLATRQALIDVQKGELTIRLDDQEVKFNVLNVLKYPNDIENCQYIEELREEHWYEPLKELEEENFEIDTMLEEGCAAIHVESNFEPLKLSEWTSQRIKPSFEEPPVLELKPLPVHLKYAYLGSNDMLPVIISSSLSNEKKDALMQILRNNAKALG, from the coding sequence ATGGACCCTGGGACTTTCACATTGCCCTACACGATAAGAAGGAAGATGGTTGGGAATGCACTGTGCGATTTAGGAGCAAGCATAAATCTGATGCCCTTGTCgatttttaagaagctggatATCGGCGAAGCAAGACCAACCATGATCACATTACAACTGGCCGATAGATCGATAAAGCTTCTTGAAGGCAAGATAGAAGATTTTCTCGTGctagtggacaagtttatcttcctaGCAGACTTTGTCAAATTGGATTATGAAGCTGATAGAGAAATCCCTATCATCTTGGGCCGTCCATTTCTCGCCACAAGGCAAGCACTGATCGATGTGCAGAAAGGAGAATTGACCATCAGGCTCGACGATcaggaagtaaaattcaacgtaCTCAATGTGTTGAAGTACCCAAATGATATAGAGAACTGCCAGTATATCGAGGAACTGCGGGAAGAACATTGGTACGAACCCCTGAAGGAGCTGGAGGAAGAGAATTTTGAAATCGACACAATGTTGGAGGAGGGTTGCGCCGCAATTCAtgttgaatcaaattttgagccgctcaagttatctgaatgGACATCACAGCGCATTAAGCCATCTTTTGAAGAACCACCTGTGTTAGAGTTAAAACCATTGCCCGTGCACCTTAAGTAcgcttacttaggaagtaacgaCATGTTACCTGTTATCATTTCTTCATCGCTGAGTAATGAGAAAAAAGATGCACTCATGCAGATTCTAAGAAATAATGCAAAGGCCTTAGGATAG